One Thermodesulfovibrionales bacterium genomic window, ATCCCCTCTGTTTAATGCTTCTCCACATTTCCCGCACCTCAGGGGTATCGAAAGTTTATCCCGTCGGACCCTGTTTTGGACTTTGCAAGAGGGGCAAGGGAGGAGTATGAAGTCCGAGCCTCCTTTTGGTTCTTTTATCATCTCTTCGGCCTGTTCGGCACTGGCGGATTCCTGGCTGCCACGCTCGTACTTCTCGCCGGGAGAGTCAAGAGACTTCAAGAACTCTCGGTAATTCGAATCCTGCTCGATCAGTTCGACACCCATCCCGTCTTTAAAGAGAGAAGACATCCCGGTCTTTACCGTTCTCCGAACGGTTCCTTTGAGGATGCAGATCTTTCCGTCGGGAAGATAGAGTTCTATGTCTACGATACTTCCGGGTACGAGACCGTGCTGGGTACGAATAAAGAGTCCGCTCGCGGAAAGATCGCTCGA contains:
- a CDS encoding PilZ domain-containing protein, whose protein sequence is MSDAVSRRIIKRLETTFSSGDSKYRGISSDLSASGLFIRTQHGLVPGSIVDIELYLPDGKICILKGTVRRTVKTGMSSLFKDGMGVELIEQDSNYREFLKSLDSPGEKYERGSQESASAEQAEEMIKEPKGGSDFILLPCPSCKVQNRVRRDKLSIPLRCGKCGEALNRGDIR